aatgaaccaaatagttataaaaagataatatataccacatctgaatcatagacaggacgagggccgacgggggcggataccaaaaccatcgcactatgtaataagaaggaataataaaagtaacaaaattagacaagtaactatctaaagtaagaattttttcctttcagaaagaagataagaacaagaggctcaccacggtggtgctggcgacgagatcggcgcgggcgatcgacggcggtgaagacggggacgggacgtgacggaccgctaaacctagacaaatctcggggaaaatggagctcggaggtcgagtttcgagaggacaaagattagctagtgtggctcagacatttcatcgaacacctcatgtgcataggaggtgagctagagcacccaaatgccctcccctcgccggccagaaaaaacagagcactctgaAGTGCtttgctgtggcgatggggtatatatagggaactcattggtcccagttgatggcaccaaccgggactaaaggccattggtcccggtttgtcccaccaaccgggaccaaagggtccggacgaaccgggaccaatgcccccacgaggcccggcaggtccctggccgcacgaaccgggaccaatgctcacattagtcccggttcgtgactgaaccggggctaatgtgaaaactgtcctgtgacctaagccccttttcctactagtgtagTGGGTTCCAATTAGGGACACAGATATAAAAGAcctaaaaaattatatatacattGAAATTGAAGACGTATCACTTGCGCTGAGCCGGCCTCCATTTTGGTCGGCCACAAAGGCAGGGTAGCGTCTTCCACGCCTGACCAGGTAGGTCCCACGTCCACCCATGCCCATGCAGTCCTGCCCGCTTCGGGATCATGAGGATCCCCTGCTGGCGCATCTCGTCTGGGATCTGGGCCACCAGGATTTCCTACGGTGCCCAGATTTGCTGCCGCTGAGCTGCATGTAGCCGGATCTCCTGCGGCGGAGCCGCATGTGGCTGCTGCTTCTCGTGTGCATGGAACACATATGGACGTCCCTCCATCACCAAGTCCTCCTGCAGGTGAACCCCGCAGTCTCATGGATGCACTTGGTGATGCACAATGGAAGAAGGCTATGGAAGAAAAGTACAAAGCACTGCAAACGAACAATACGTGGCATGTAGTTCCCCGAAGTTAAGGTAAAAATTTAATTAACTGTAAGTGGGTCATCAGAATCAAGAGCAAAtttgatgaaactattgattGCTATAAAGCACGACTTGTAGCCAAAGGTTTTAAACAGCGATATGGTATTGACTATGAGGACCCCTTCAATCCTGTTGTCAAGGCCGCTACTATTCTTCTTGTCTTGTCTATTGATGTTTACAGGGGATGGAGCTTAAGGCAGTTAGATGTGCAAAATGTGTTTTttcatggtgttctggaagaggaGGTGTACATGAAACAACCTCCTGAGTTTGAGGACAAGAATGCACCGTTTCATGCGTGCAAACTTGATAAGGCTCTTTATGGTCTAAAGCAAGCACCACGAGCCTGGTACTCCCGGTTAAGTGCCAAACTGGAGGTTCTTGGTTTTGTTCCTTCCAAGTCTGACACGTCCCTATTTATTTACAACAAGATGCACACAACCATATTTGTTCTtatctatgttgatgatatcattgtGACTAGCTCATCTGACAAGGTAGTCGTTGGcttgctcaaaggatttgagctCAGACTTCGCCCTTAAGGATTTGGGTGATTTACACTTCTTTTTGGGCATTGAAGTAAAATAAACCAGAGATGGTTTACATTTATCACAAGAAAAATATGCTACTGTAGATCAAAACGGGCTCTCTGCTCGCCCGAGCCGCTCTCGCGGGCGGCAGGGCAAAAACCTAGCCGCCGCCCGCCAGCTACCCCTCCCCGCCTCTccccctccccgccgccgccggagggcgCCACCAGGCGAAGCCCGGCTGGCGTCGGTGGCGGCGGGGTTCCTCTCCCACCTCCCCTGGGGCCCTGTGGCGCGAGACACATGGTCAGGCGAGGTGCGCGGCGCTGGCGCAGGGCGGCGCGGCAGCGCCCCGGGCTACTGTGCGGCGGCGGCTGCGTGGAGCTGGTGGCGGGGCGTGCTGGCTTGGGGGCGGCAGGGCAGCAGTGGCTGCTTCGTCAGATCCGGTGGCCGGCGACGAGGGATGCGGCGGCGCGGGCTGGGGGCGGCTGCCGGCTTAGCTGGGCCGGCCCCTGGCGTGGGGGAGCTGCTCTTCCATGGGGTGGCTGCATCGGGCGGATCGCGCGGGATGGCCCCGGTTGGATCCCGCGAGATCTGGCGCTGGGGTTCCTTCCAGCGGCGAGGGCTGGGTCCAGCAAGAGCCGCGAGCGGCCGGCGTTGCCGTGCTTAGGGGTGGCAGTGCTGGTGGCGTGGTTGTGGCGGTGGCGGTGCGTGTGCGTCCTCGGGTCCGGCCGGGTCTCCCCCGGCTTGGGCGTGCGGCGTGCGGCGCGGGCAGGCTGTTTGTGGCTCTTCCTTGGATGCGGTGGCGGCGGTTCTCTCCCCTTCTTCGACGGACGCGCGCCGTCAGTGGCCTCTCGCTAGTTGGTGCCAATGGCCGTGGTGGGGCGAAGCAGCGTGCTTCGGGTGGGAAGGCCGGTAGGATGGGGGCTTCGACGAGGTCGAGCCGCCCGTCGCCGGTCGGAGCCATGTGCCGCTCCTTCCTTCCCACTTCCCCAACCTGGTGCTTGTTGGTTGCTGACTCGGTGTTCTGAGGCGGGATGGTCGTTGCAGTTTTCGGCGATGGTTGGGGTTTGCACTGGCCAAAGCTTGCTCCTTTGATGATTCCAGGACGGTCTGGATGCAGGGCGGCGGCCCTGGCGGTGGGAGGCGTGTTGATCTTGGGCGGATTGCGCGGCTCGGGTGCGGGCGGGTAGACATGGCTGCCCGGGCGCCATGGATGCGGGTGGTTGGCGGAGTGAGGTTGCGTCGGAGGGATCGGTGCACCAGGGTACATCACTTGTCCAATCTCTGTACTGGCCGACGGTGGCGGCGTCCGTGGACGTCATATCCTCCCTGCAGGCTCCGTCGCGGTGCTCCCTCTCCCTTCAGGTTACTCCGGGTGAAAACTTGATCCGCGGGATCGGACGGTGGCGGCTTTGGTCGTTCCCTTCTTGGAGGCATCGTTTTGGAGTCCTCACTCCGCCGTTGGCCGTCTCATTTCTCCTCGGTGGATTGCTCATGGTGATCTCCGTCGGCTCTAAGCGACGCTTCTTTGTTCATCTTTTTGGTGCTTTGTAGTCGTTGGAGTGGTGGGTTGGTGCCCCGCACCCTTGTATCTATTCTTGGATGTGTGGTGTGTGTAGTGGGGTGTGTGTTTGTATCGGCTCGCGGTTGTAATTGGTgatgctttataatataaagcagggggaaaccctttttcgtaAAAATATGCTACTGATCTATTAACTCGAGTTGGCATGCATGACCGCAAACCCTCTCCCACTCCATTGTCAAGTTCTGAACATTTATCCTTGACAGAAGGAGAACTCCTGAACCAGGAAGACAACACAAGTTACAGAAGTATAATTGGTGTGCTTCAGTACTTGACTCTCACCAGGCTTGATATATCTTTTGCAGTTAGCAGAGTATGTCAGTTTCTGCATGCTCCCACCACTGCTTATTGGACGACAACCAAATGTATTCTGAGGTATGTGAAGAAAACACTAGGTACTGGCCTAACATTCAGTAAATTATCCTCTACTCGCATAAGTGCCTTTTCCGTTGTGGATTGGGCTGGGTGCTTAGATGACAGACGGTCCACTGGTGGTTTTGCAAATTTTTATGGCCCAAACTTAATTTCATGGCGTGCAATGAAGCGGAATATAAGGCACTAGAAAATGCAACAGCTGAAGTTATTTGGTACAGTCTATACTCAAAGAACTTGGGGTGTCACACATACAAACTCCATGTCTTTGGAGTGATAATCTTGGTGCTACTATTTATATGCAAATCTAGTGTTCCATGCCAGGACTAAACATATTGAGATCGATTTTTATTTTGTTCAAGAACGAGTTGCTAACAAACAATTGCAAATCAGATTTATCCCGTCCAAAGATCAACTTTCAAATGGATTTACTAAAGCCTTGCCCACAAGAAGCTTTGAGGAGTTGAGACGTAATCTCAACTTGTGCAGTTGTGATGGGCGGATGTTGAACGTAATATTAGTGGGCAATATACTTGGCTCATATGTTTGTATTAGAAGGATATTGTTTAGGAGATTTCTTCTGATTGTAACCTTCCTTGTATTCTCTACAATATCTCTCTCTGTGATTTCCCTTGATCCTCAAGGATTGTAACCAAACATGTGTGCGCTGATGGGATAAGCCCCCCATATAATCAATCTAAACCAACGCGGGCTCTCTACGAAGAGTTGAGACGCTTGGATCATCTTCCACACATTCCCTGAtcctgaagaagaagaagccatAGCTTGCACGAGGAAGCAGCAAATGGAGGCGAAGAGGCCAAGGTCGGCCGCCATGGCCGCGCTGTGCGTGCTCCTCCTCCTGGTGCTGCTGCCCGGGgaggtggccgccaagtccaagTTCTGCCGGTGCTTCGACGACTGCTTCCCCGGGTGCGTGAACAAAAAGGTGCCGCACTTCCTCTGCCAACTGTTCTGCGCCAACAAGTGCAGCCCCAACACCGCCGCCGTCCGCGGCGACGCCATGTGCAGGATGGCCTGCAACAAGCTGAGTATCAACATCTGCGGCTGGTCAGCGGCGCCGGCCGGTAAGAAGACGTCGGACCGTCTTGATCACATTCTTCTTCTTGATGAGTTGAATCCATGTGTTCTTTTCCTTTTGACAAGAATGGTTTCGTCTTTTTGTTCTGATGATTTCTGCTCTTGCGTTGCAATTtttgcagatgcaactgacgccCAAGTCTGCGCGCAGAACTGCAACAGGAGACTGAGCCACATGGCCCGTACCAATTAACCTCCAAGCTGCTCCGGTTTAGGAGAAGAGAAAAAAAGTTTGAAGATCTAGCTTATCGATCGTGGGATCATTACGTATATGATATATATGATGTTGAGTGGCTATGATTGTAGCAGCAACAAATAAAATGAGTGCCTCGATATGTAAGGCCGGCATATATACATAATATGAAGTTAATTATGCTTTGATTTGGTATTTCcaatgtttttttcttttttgtgaTGAAAAAGTGCGACCTTCACCCCCTTATCCCGAGATGAGAAAAAAAATTCGAATGTTAGCCAAGCCATTGAAGTTGAAGCTTTCGCTACAGATCAGAGAAAGGAGAAAAAATAACAGGCCCAGAAGCAAAGTAGCATTCTACTGAAACTTAATAACAAAGGCTAATACTGATTATTTGGCCTTGGTTTGCCTGTCTTCCTAAGAATAAGGAAATCATTTCTTCAGAAGCAAGTTAGGCTTGGACTTTTTGTCAGAAACAAGTGAGCCATTTTATTATTGGCAAAAAAAAAAAGCGAGCCATCTTATTTTCTTCAGAAGCTAGCTCATAAAATATTTCAATTGTTAGCCAACTCATAGAGGAATTCCAAAAAATTTCAACTGATACAACATCCAAGGCTTCATAGCATCTAAAAAACGAAGAAAAAGTAGCACTGGAACCTCTTCCCAACTCCCAGCTCAGACTAGACTACTAATGGGATTCAAAATTCATTAGTCAGTACTATATACTTCCGAATATTGAGGTGCAAATTTAACAACAAAAAACACGCACAAGGGGCATAAAGGAATATAGGCAAAGCAGTAGACAGTAGCTACCATATGATTTAATGAAGGCGCACGACACAATGACATTCCAGAGAAAGCTCAAAACGGAACAAGGAGCCATTAGGGAGATATTTAGATAAACTTACGACTGTAATTTCAGAAACACAGTctcaaaaacaaaaaaacagaaacgcAACTCATTTTTGAAACAAAAATAGTTTTAGATATATAAAACACAACTACTGTCAAATTTACTGAATATTCCCGAAACAGCATGTACTCATTAATATCGTATGAAAAATAAAGAATATGCACAATCAGAATTATCTGGTCAGAAGGGAGGAGTCATCCAGAGCTATCGTTTAAGCTTGTTCTACACAATACTGGAAGACAAATAAAGTATACTACTACTGAAAAATCACGGCCACAATACGTAAGTGGTCATGATTTACTTATCTAAACAAATCTAGCCTGCCAAGATGAAATCATTTTTTTCTGGCACCAAATATTCCCCACTGGAATTATTACATCTACAAGCTAGTAAACTGCCTGGAAATATTTATTTGCTGTCATGCCAAATTGCCAATGAAGTATTGTCTCTCACGCGTAGCTGTACAGCTAATTAAAGAGATACTAGTAGAGTAATGTTCACTCGTATAAAAAGAATTGGATCAGAACTGCATTCTGTTCCCTTTCTACATCAACACAGGCAGCTTCATAGTGGCTTGCCTGCAAAAACAGAGATGAGCAGCATTCCCTTGTCTCTAATCATTTTTAGGTCCAAGGTTAGTTTCATGGTGAGTGGTATTATCTTCAGAAAATGAGTACCATGGCAAAACTGGCTGAAGGACACGCTCCACCTGGCCTTCATCCATTCGCCGAAAACACGCCGCCGCATAACACGGAGGCGACGCTAGGGAAATCGTGCCCATTTTAAACCGATAGCCACAACATCCATAACTGTGTCTATCAGCGTAGAGCCATAGACACGGTTGCATGTAGCATCGAAGTAGGATCATTTTCCGCAGTGTGGATACTTGTATATGATTTGCGGCATGAGTTCACAAGGGTTTGTAACATATTCTAGGTTTTCAGATGGTTCTTGCCTGTGTAAAAGAATGAACACATAATTTGCCACATGTTTTTtcttttagaaaaggaggattacccccggcctctgcatcagaatgatGCACGCAGACCCTTTATTAAGCAAAGTATCCGAAATGTGTAAAACAAAAAACTTGTAAACTGCTTGGAAGTATTAATTTACTTGCTGTCATGCCAAAATGAAGTCTGATCTCTCTCACGCGTATAGCTGTACTGGAAAAGAGATGCTAGTGGTATAGCCTCCACCGTACTGGTATATATAAACAGAATTGGATCAGAACCGCATTCTGTTTCCTTTCTACATCAACACAGAGGCAGACTCATGCATGGTGGCTTGCCTACTTAAACAGAGATGAGCAGCATTCCCTTGTCTCTAATCATTTTTTAGGTCCAACAAGGTTGTATTCACAGTGAGTGatattatcttcagaaatgaATACCATGCATGGCAAAACTGGCTAAATGACACACTCTCCACTTGGCCATCAACCATTTCGCCCAAACTCGCCGCATAACCCGGAGGCGGTGCTAGCAAAAATCGCGCCCGTCCCAATTTCCCGAAAACAGCGAAATACGATGCTCGATGCTCGGAAAACACATCATGAGTCATCCAGGTTAAATGACGGTTATGCCCTCTGAACGGAACTCCGGTGCCCATATAAGAAGAGCCCACACTGCCACAGTCTCTCACACACAGACACACTCACCACAGCACTTCTTCTCTCCACTCCCTGAccccgaagaagaagaagccatAGCCCGTAGCTTGCGCGAGGAAGGAGATGGAGGCGAAGAAGCTGAAGGGGgcggccaccatggccgcgctGTGCGTGCTCCTCCTCCTGGCGCTGCTGCCCAGGGAGGCGGCCGCCAAGTCGGAGTTCTGCAAGTGCTTCGACGACTGCTACCCCGGGTGCGTGAGCGGCAACGTGCCGGGCTACGCCTGCGATGTGTTCTGCGCCAACAAGTGCAGCCCCAACACCAACCACCCCGGCTATGGCGTCGGCGTCGGCACCTGCAGGATGGCCTGCAAGATACAGATCTGCGGCCACTCAGCGGCGGCGCCGACCGGTAAGACGACGGACCATCTTGAtcacattcttcttcttcttcttcttcttcttcttcttcttcttcttgatgAGTTGAAAATCTGCGTGTTCTTTTCTTTTTGACAAGAATACTTCCATCTTTTGTTCTGATGATTTCTGTTCTTGCATTGCAATTTCTGCAGATGCAGCTGACGCCGACGTCTGCGTGCAGAACTGCAACAGGAAGCTGAGCCAGATGGCCCAGACTGATTAACCGCCAAACCGCTCCGTTTTATGAGAAGAGAAGAAGATTTGAAGAGCTACCTTGTCGATCATGGGATCACTACATATATATGAATATGATGTTGAATGGCTGTGATTGTAGCAGCAACCAATAAATTGAGTATGTCGATATGTAAGGCATAATATACATGCATAATACTAAGTTAAATTGGCTTTTATTTGGCATTTCCAAAGTTTTTTGTCTTTTTTGCGACAAAAAAGTGCGACCATTTCCCCCTTAACTTAACCCAGAGATGAGAAAATTTTAGGCAACTGATACAACACCCAAGGCTTCATAACATCTTAAAAAAAGAATGAAAAGTAGCACTGGAACCATATGTTAGAGCTAGTTGTTGAATCGCCAGCCATATATGCAGTAGCAAATAATACCAGGATAAGGCAAGTGCAAATTCAGTTCAACTCACACGAACTTCTTCCCAACATTCCTAGCTAACATCAGACTGAGAGACTACCGATGGGATTCAACATTCATTATTCAGAACAGTGCTTCTAAATATTGAGGTGCGAAGTTAACAACAAAAAACACGCAAAATAAGGGACATAAAGGAACATAGGCAAAGCAATGACAGTAGCTAGCATATGATTTAATGAAGGCGCATGACACAATGACATTTCAGGGAAAAGCTCAAAACTAAACAAGGAGACATTAGGGACATATTTAAATAAACTTACAACTGTAAATTCAGAAATACAACTCAGTTTTGAGAAACACACACCCTAATAGATAGTATATAGAACACGCCTACTGTCAAATTTACTGAATATTTCCAGAACAGCATATACTCATTAATATCGTATAAAAAGGAAGAATATGCACAATCAGACTATTAGCTGGTCAGAAAGGAGTCGTCATCCTGAGCTATCGTTTAAGTTTGTTCTACACAACACTGGAAGACAAATAAAGTATACTACTACTGAAAAATCACGGCCACCATACGTAAGTGATCATGATTTACTTATCTGAACAAATTTAGCCTGCCAAG
The sequence above is a segment of the Aegilops tauschii subsp. strangulata cultivar AL8/78 chromosome 6, Aet v6.0, whole genome shotgun sequence genome. Coding sequences within it:
- the LOC120966783 gene encoding uncharacterized protein codes for the protein MEAKKLKGAATMAALCVLLLLALLPREAAAKSEFCKCFDDCYPGCVSGNVPGYACDVFCANKCSPNTNHPGYGVGVGTCRMACKIQICGHSAAAPTDAADADVCVQNCNRKLSQMAQTD